A region of the Penicillium psychrofluorescens genome assembly, chromosome: 6 genome:
CAGCCGGCAAGTCTGGTGGGCGAACAACCGCCGTCCCCAGTCCCTCCCACCGACTGGCCGCTGCCGGACCTCCCATCATTCAACGACATCTCCTTCCAATTTGATCCCAATGATGACCCGGCACTCTGGGAAGGCGCGCTGGGTCAGATTGACATTGACATGGATGCGGAGTGGATTGAGAATACGCTACGACGATAGACTATGATAGCTGCAACAATGAAACGAGATATGAAGACTTAAACATGACCGATCCTGATTTACTTACAATTAATTAATTTTTCATGTTCCATTggtcatcatcctcctctctcGGCCGCTCCTCCCGATATACAAGTTCACCGGGCCGGCTGCCGAGGGTATCGGGCCGACACGTGACTGGCCTCGATCAGCAGTGATACCCACTGTAGACCACATTGGGTGCGACTTGATTATATATGAATGGCCCCCCGACATAACTACCGGGTTTGTCCATCCCACATTCCTGTTCCTCAGTACCAGTCATGACGGGCTCCGGCAaactcaccatctccattgaCCGTGGAGGTACTTTCACCGACGTTCATGCTATTGTCCCGGGCCGTCCAGATATCATCTTGAAGCTCCTGTCCGTAGATCCCTCCCACTACCAGGATGCGCCCACCGAAGGCatccgccagatccttgagCTGGCTACGGGAACCCCGCACCCGCGTGGCCGGCCACTGAAACTTGACCGCATCGGCTGTCTTCGAATGGGCACCACGGTTGCAACCAATGCCCTTCTAGAGCGCAAGGGAGCCCGCTCGGTGCTATTCACTACCAAAGGCTTTCGAGATTTGCTCAAGATTGGCGACCAGTCACGACCAGCCATCTTTGATCTGTCCATGGCTCGCCCGGGAGTGCTGCCGGAAGGCGTAGTGGAGGTCAACGAGCGAGTTCTCCCCTGCCACCCTGCTGCCGATAGTGAGTGCTTTGCTGCAGCACGAATTGTGGAGGGTGTGACCGGGGAGAAGTTCCGCGTCGTGCAAGAACTCGACATTGCGCAGGTGCGAAGGGAGCTTCAGCGATTAAAAGAGCAGGGGTACCAGTCTCTCTCCGTGGCCCTCCTCCACTCGTTCGCCTACCCCGATCACGAACGCCAGATCGGAGAAGTCGCAGAGCAGATGGGCTTCTCCGtcactctttcttccaagTTGCAACCAATGATCAAGATTGTGCCGCGTGGTATGTCCGCGGCCGCGGATGCGTACCTCACTCCCGTCATCAAGACCTATATCGACTCCATCAATTCCAGCTTTGAGGGTGGACTAGAAAATCAACAAGACTGCCGCTTTGAGTTCATGCAATCGGATGGAGGACTGGTCGACTTTCGCAAATTCAGTGGGCTAAAGGCAATCCTGTCCGGTCCCGCCGCCGGCGTGGTTGGCTTTGCTGCCACGAGCTATGATCCCACTGAGCGAATCCCGGTTATTGGGTTTGACATGGGTGGTACCTCCACCGATGTGTCGCGCTTCGACGGTCACTTGGATCACGTCTTCGGTTCGAAGGTTGCCGGCGTCTTGATTCAGTCGCCCCAGCTTGATATCAACACCGTGGCTGCCGGAGGCGGTTCCATCCTAACATGGCGCAATGGCCTCTTTTATGTTGGCCCTGAGTCAGCCAGCGCGCATCCTGGTCCCGCATGCTACCGAAAGGGCGGCCCATTGACGGTAACAGACGCCAATCTCTTCCTTGGCCGACTGCTGCCAGAGTATTTCCCTCACATCTTTGGACCCAATGAAGATCAGCCTCTGGATACTGAGACCACCGCTCGACTCTTCGACGAACTGACCCAGAAAATCAACGTCGAGCGCCGACACAACCTCCAGCCGGAATACACCCCTGAAGAAGTGGCATTGGGCTTCCTCAAAGTCGCCGACGAGTCCATGGCTCGGCCCATTCGCAACCTCACCGAAGCTCGCGGCTTTGAAACCGcatcccaccacctcgcTTGCTTtggcggcgctggtggccAACATGCATGCTCGGTTGCCACCTCCCTGGGTATTTCAcgcatcatcatccacaaaTATTCGTCGGTCCTGTCGGCCTACGGTTTGGCACTGGCAGAGGTCGTCAAGGAGTCTCAAGAGCCAGTGTCGTCTGATTATCTGGCCTCTCGCTCCACAATGCTTCAGCGCTTTGATGAGATAGCGGCTGTCGCAACAAAGGAGATGCAAACCCAAGGTTTTTTGCCTGGTCAAGTGCGCCACGAGCAGTACCTCAATATGCGGTATGAGGGTTCCGACACGAGTTTGATGATCCTGCGGCCAGAAAATTCGTCGGACTTTCTCGACGAGTTCCGCGtccgccatcgtcgagaaTTCAACTTCAACTCTGATCGGCCGGTTCTGGTCGACGATATCCGTGTCCGCACCATTGCCTCTTCCAAGGTGCGCACAGAGCGGAGCCCATTGGTTCAATTGAAAGAAGCCGACATGCAGGATGTCACAATGGCGCCCGCTAACACCACGTCGGCCTACTTCGACGGCTTCCCCAGTCGGGTCAGCACTCCTGTGTACCTTCTTGATCAGCTAGAGAAGCACACACGCATCACTGGCCCGGCTGTCATCATCGATAAGACGCAGACGATCGTTGTTGCTCCCAATGCGGTGGCGAACCTGCTGGACACATGCATTGTTGTCGACCTGAAGGACGAGCCGACCACCACCTCTGCCGAAGTTCTCATATCATCTGTGATCGATCCCATCCGCCTCAGCATTTTTGGTCATCGTTTTATGTCCATCGCTGAACAGATGGGCCGCACACTTCAAAAGACATCGGTTTCCACTAACATCAAGGAGCGTTTGGATTTCTCGTGCGCCTTGTTCTCTCCCGATGGAGGATTGGTGGCCAATGCACCCCACGTCCCCGTGCATCTAGGGTCCATGCAGTTCGCGGTGCGCTACCAACACCAGAAATGGCTGGGTAACTTGAAAGATGGCGATGTGCTGGTGGCCAACCACCCCAGCTGCGGTGGAACTCACCTGCCCGACATCACGGTAAGAGATAGGCTCATACTGCTTTCAACTTCGATGGCTAATTCGGCCTTTTTTAGGTAATTACGCCTGTGTTTGACCGGCCTGGGGGTACCAAAATCATGTTTTATGTGGCCTCTCGCGGCCATCATGCTGATATTGGCGGGATTCTGCCTGGTTCGATGCCACCCAAGTCCACCGAGCTGTGGCAAGAGGGTGCCGCCATCGAAGGTGACAAAATTATCAGCAACGGCGTTCTAGATGAGGCGCGTCTGATAGAGTTGCTTGTTACAAAGCCTGCCCAGTATCCCGGCTGCGCTGGCGCACGGTGCATCAGTGACAACCTGTCCGATCTTAAAGCGCAAATCGCTGCCAACACGCGCGGTATCAGCTTGATCCAAGGACTGTTCGCCGAATATGGGGTGGAAACCGTGCAGAAGTACATGTTCGCCATCCAGGCGACAGCTGAGACAGCCGTACGCAATCTGCTCAAGGGCCTGCATCAGAAATTTGAAGGGCAGCCATTGGAAGCGGTTGACTACATGGATGATGGAACCCCTATTAAGCTCAAGATAACCATCGATGGCTCGAACGGATCGGCTATCTTTGACTTTGATGGTACCGGTCCCGAGGTGTACGGCAGCTGGAACGCACCGATTGCTATCACGCACTCTGCAATCATCTACTGCCTGCGGTGTTTGATCAATGCCGATGTGCCCCTGAACCAGGGGTGTCTGGCTCCGATTGATATACGTGTTCCATCGCCCAGCATTTTGTCCCCCACAAAGACCGCTGCTGTGGTGGGTGGCAATGTGGTGACATCGCAGCGTATCACGGATGTTGTGCTCAAGGCCTTCCAGGCCTGTGCTGCATCCCAGGGCTGCTGTAACAACTTGACCTTCGGCACCGATCCAAAGGTCGACCCTGCAACGGGCGCTGTGATCACCCCCGGATTTGGATACTACGAAACCATTGCGGGCGGCAGCGGTGCCGGCCCATCCTGGAAAGGTGAATCTGGCGTTCATGTCCATATGACCAACACGCGCATTACAGACCCAGAGATCCTGGAGAAGCGCTACCCGACCATGCTGCGGCAGTTTACGCTACGCGAGGGCTCGGGTGGGCAGGGCAAGAATCCTGGCGGCGAGGGTGTGGTACGAGACATCGAATTCCTTGCGCCAATGCAATGTTCAATCCTGTCGGAGCGACGTGTGCACCGGCCTTATGGATTGGAGGGAGGCGAAGCCGCTCAGCCAGGTCTGAATCTTTGGATCTCGCGAGACTCTGAGACGGGTGAGGAGCGCCGAATCAATA
Encoded here:
- a CDS encoding uncharacterized protein (ID:PFLUO_008526-T1.cds;~source:funannotate), whose product is MTGSGKLTISIDRGGTFTDVHAIVPGRPDIILKLLSVDPSHYQDAPTEGIRQILELATGTPHPRGRPLKLDRIGCLRMGTTVATNALLERKGARSVLFTTKGFRDLLKIGDQSRPAIFDLSMARPGVLPEGVVEVNERVLPCHPAADSECFAAARIVEGVTGEKFRVVQELDIAQVRRELQRLKEQGYQSLSVALLHSFAYPDHERQIGEVAEQMGFSVTLSSKLQPMIKIVPRGMSAAADAYLTPVIKTYIDSINSSFEGGLENQQDCRFEFMQSDGGLVDFRKFSGLKAILSGPAAGVVGFAATSYDPTERIPVIGFDMGGTSTDVSRFDGHLDHVFGSKVAGVLIQSPQLDINTVAAGGGSILTWRNGLFYVGPESASAHPGPACYRKGGPLTVTDANLFLGRLLPEYFPHIFGPNEDQPLDTETTARLFDELTQKINVERRHNLQPEYTPEEVALGFLKVADESMARPIRNLTEARGFETASHHLACFGGAGGQHACSVATSLGISRIIIHKYSSVLSAYGLALAEVVKESQEPVSSDYLASRSTMLQRFDEIAAVATKEMQTQGFLPGQVRHEQYLNMRYEGSDTSLMILRPENSSDFLDEFRVRHRREFNFNSDRPVLVDDIRVRTIASSKVRTERSPLVQLKEADMQDVTMAPANTTSAYFDGFPSRVSTPVYLLDQLEKHTRITGPAVIIDKTQTIVVAPNAVANLLDTCIVVDLKDEPTTTSAEVLISSVIDPIRLSIFGHRFMSIAEQMGRTLQKTSVSTNIKERLDFSCALFSPDGGLVANAPHVPVHLGSMQFAVRYQHQKWLGNLKDGDVLVANHPSCGGTHLPDITVITPVFDRPGGTKIMFYVASRGHHADIGGILPGSMPPKSTELWQEGAAIEGDKIISNGVLDEARLIELLVTKPAQYPGCAGARCISDNLSDLKAQIAANTRGISLIQGLFAEYGVETVQKYMFAIQATAETAVRNLLKGLHQKFEGQPLEAVDYMDDGTPIKLKITIDGSNGSAIFDFDGTGPEVYGSWNAPIAITHSAIIYCLRCLINADVPLNQGCLAPIDIRVPSPSILSPTKTAAVVGGNVVTSQRITDVVLKAFQACAASQGCCNNLTFGTDPKVDPATGAVITPGFGYYETIAGGSGAGPSWKGESGVHVHMTNTRITDPEILEKRYPTMLRQFTLREGSGGQGKNPGGEGVVRDIEFLAPMQCSILSERRVHRPYGLEGGEAAQPGLNLWISRDSETGEERRINIGGKNTVAVDVHDRVVIMTAGGGGWGAVEFTGVQ